The nucleotide sequence CAGCGCCTTCCCCGCATCACCCACCCCACCGCCGAGCGCGGTAAAGGGCAGCGACACCACAAACGCCCCCGCCCCGATCACGGTGGCGGCGAGCAGCAAGGGACGGGCAATCAGCAGGTCGCCGATCATGGCGTAGGCAGGCGGATTCTGGATGGTGTAGCGTGGGTCGCCGCTGCCGCTGTTCGCCAGGGCAGGCAAACCGACACTCAGCAGCAGAACAAGGACAACAGGTCGAAGCAGATTCATGGGGCGATCCTTCGGCTGATCAGTATGACTACTGACTATAGACCGTAGGACAAATCAGCTCTGACAGCGCGGGCAC is from Pseudomonas sp. B21-056 and encodes:
- a CDS encoding multidrug transporter → MNLLRPVVLVLLLSVGLPALANSGSGDPRYTIQNPPAYAMIGDLLIARPLLLAATVIGAGAFVVSLPFTALGGGVGDAGKALVVDPAKATFVRCLGCVGEGFEQQE